From a single Mobula birostris isolate sMobBir1 chromosome 13, sMobBir1.hap1, whole genome shotgun sequence genomic region:
- the LOC140208233 gene encoding uncharacterized protein, which produces MSHQRVHTGEQPFTCSDCGKEFTCSSKLKVHQRVHTGERPFICSECGKGFTQSYHLLTHQRVHTGERPFTCSDCGKGFTCSSKLKVHQRVHTGERPFICSDCGKGFTWSTDLLTHQSVHSGERPFTCSVCGKGFTCSSQLKVHQRVHTGERPFTCSDCGKGFTCSSKLKVHQRVHTGERPFICSDCGKGFTCSSKLKVHQRVHARERPFTCSVCGKGFTCSSQLKVHQRVHTGEKPFTCSDCGKGFTCSSQLKVHQRVHTGERPFTCSDCGKGFTGSSQLKVHQRVHTGEKPFTCSVCGKGFTTSSELKIHQRVHTGERPFTCSDCGKGFTCSSQLKVHQRVHTGERPFTCSDCGKGFTGSSKLKLHQRLHTGERPFTCSDCGKGFTQASELKVHQRVHTGERPFTCSECGRGFTRSSQLLVHKSVHTGERPFTCSVCGKGFTQSSQLKVHQRVHTGERPFTCSECGRGFTVSSELLIHKSVHTEERPFTCSVCGKGFTCSSQLKVHQRVHTGERPFTCSDCGKGFTRSSQLKVHQRVHTGERPFTCSDCGKGFTCSSKLKVHQRVHTGERPFTCSVCGKGFTQSSQLKVHQRVHTGERPFTCSDCGKGFPRSSSLLVHMSVHTGEKPFTCSDCGKGFTQSSSLLVHMSVHTGERPFTCSDCGKGFTQSSQLKVHQRVHTGERPFTCSDCGKGFTQSSHLKVHQRVHTGERSFTCSVCGEGFTQSSELKVHQHVHTGERPFTCSDCGKGFTCSFHLQRHQRVHTGERPFNCSECGKGFTQSSHLKVHQRVHTGERPFTCSVCGEGFTCSFHLQRHQRVHTGERPFTCSDCGKGFTWSSQLQRHQQVHNG; this is translated from the coding sequence atgtctcaccagcgagttcacaccggggagcagccgttcacttgctcggactgcgggaaggaattcacttgctcatctaaattgaaggtacatcagcgagttcacactggagagaggccattcatctgctcggaatgtgggaaaggattcactcaatcataccatctgctgacacaccagcgagttcacactggggagagaccgttcacctgctcagactgcgggaagggattcacttgctcatctaaactgaaggtacatcagcgagttcacactggggagaggccattcatctgctcagactgtgggaagggattcacttggtcaaccGATCtgctgacacaccagtcagttcactctggggagagaccattcacctgctcagtctgtgggaagggattcacttgctcatctcaactgaaggtgcatcagcgagttcacactggggagaggccattcacctgctcagattgtgggaagggattcacttgctcatctaaactgaaggtgcatcagcgagttcacactggggagaggccattcatctgctcagattgtgggaagggattcacttgctcatctaaactgaaggtacatcagcgagttcacgctagggagaggccgttcacctgctcagtctgtgggaagggattcacatgctcatctcaactgaaagtgcatcagcgagttcacactggggagaagccgttcacctgctcagactgtgggaagggattcacatgctcatctcaactgaaggtgcatcagagagttcacactggggagaggccgttcacctgctcagactgtgggaagggattcactggatcatcccaactgaaggtacatcagcgtgttcacactggggagaagccgttcacctgctcagtctgtgggaagggattcactacaTCATCTGAACTGAaaatacatcagagagttcacactggggagaggccattcacctgctcagactgtgggaagggattcacatgctcatctcaactgaaggtgcatcagagagttcacactggggaaaggccgttcacctgctcagactgtgggaagggattcactggatCATCTAAGCTGAAGTTGCATCaacgacttcacactggggagaggccattcacctgctcagactgtgggaagggattcactcaggcatctgaactgaaagtacatcagcgagttcacactggggagaggccgttcacctgctcagaatgtggaaggggattcactcggtcatcccaactgctggtacacaagtcagttcacactggtgagaggccgttcacctgctcagtctgtgggaagggattcactcagtcatctcaactgaaagtacatcagcgagttcacactggggagaggccgttcacctgctcagaatgtggaagGGGATTCACTGTGTCATCCGAACTGCTgatacacaagtcagttcacactgaggagaggccgttcacctgctcagtctgtgggaaaggattcacttgctcatctcaactgaaggtgcatcagcgagttcacactggggagaggccgttcacctgctcggactgtgggaagggattcactcggtcatcccaactgaaagtacatcagcgagttcacactggagagaggccattcacctgttcagattgtgggaagggattcacttgctcatctaaactgaaggtacatcagcgagttcacactggggagaggccgttcacttgctccgtctgtgggaagggattcactcagtcatctcaactgaaggtacatcagagagttcacactggggagaggccgttcacctgctcagactgcgggaagggattccctCGGTCATCCAGCCTACTGGTACAcatgtcagttcacactggggagaagccgttcacctgttcagactgtgggaagggattcactcagtcatccagcctaCTGGTACAcatgtcagttcacactggggagaggccgttcacctgttcagactgtgggaagggattcactcagtcatctcaactgaaagtacatcagcgagttcacactggggagaggccattcacctgttcagactgtgggaagggattcacacagtcatctcatctgaaggtacatcagagagtacacactggggagaggtcgttcacctgctctgtgtgtggggagggattcactcagtcatctgaactgaaggtacatcagcatgttcacactggggagagaccgttcacctgctcagactgtgggaagggattcacttgctcattccacctacagagacatcagcgtgttcacactggggagaggccattcaactgctcagagtgtgggaaaggattcacacagtcatctcatctgaaggtacatcagcgtgttcacactggggagaggccgttcacctgctctgtgtgtggggagggattcacttgctcattccacctacagagacatcagcgagttcacactggggagaggccattcacctgctcagactgtgggaagggattcacttggtcatctcaactgcagagacaccagcaagttcacaatgggtag